From a region of the Kwoniella mangroviensis CBS 8507 chromosome 1 map unlocalized Ctg01, whole genome shotgun sequence genome:
- a CDS encoding translation machinery-associated protein 22, giving the protein MASAAGPSTKPITPHYCAICSLPTEYCEFGPSFSKCKTWLESEDKDEYERLWGEGNLAARIGTLSVEKQEKLEADAVKAEKKAAKKAEAEAKKKGETKIIIKRSERTKRKHQTHVQNLELFGIDLKKAAKLFAGKFATGSSVSKTPQGEEEIVIQGDVGDEIVEMLRAQVGVLKGAPADQVTRVEVKKKKAEDEAAA; this is encoded by the exons ATGGCATCAGCAGCAGGTCCATCCACCAAGCCCATAACCCCGCACTACTGTGCCATCTGCTCCCTCCCAACGGAATACTGTGAATTTggtccatccttctcaaagTGCAAGACATGGTTGGAGAGCGAGGATAAAGATGAATACGAGAGACTATGGGGTGAAG GAAACCTCGCAGCCAGGATCGGTACTCTGTCAGTGGAGAAACAAGAAAAGCTAGAAGCGGACGCCGtcaaagctgagaagaaggcTGCTAAAAAGGCTGAAGCcgaagctaagaagaaaggagagacCAAG ATCATTATCAAACGATCCGAACGTACCAAACGAAAACATCAAACCCACGTTCAAAATTTGGAATTATTCGGTATCGATCTCAAGAAAGCTGCCAAGTTGTTTGCTGGGAAGTTCGCTACTGGTTCGAGTGTCTCAAAGACCCCTcagggtgaagaggagattgtCATTCAAGGTGATgtaggagatgagatt GTCGAGATGCTCAGAGCGCAAGTGGGTGTACTCAAGGGTGCTCCAGCAGATCAAGTGACGAGG GTcgaagtgaagaagaagaaagccgAAGACGAAGCTGCTGCCTAA
- a CDS encoding SBDS family rRNA metabolism protein: MNKQPGTQIKLTNVSIVRMKKGGKRFEIACYQNKVSEFRSGVETDLSEVLQIEQIFTNVPKGLVAKKDDWTKCFQTDDMNKVIEEILRKGELQINNLERSHQLSSLSREIATLVSEMTVDPNTNRKHTVGMIEKTMSELGFSVKADKPAKAQALELIKKLSSEEGESTLPIRRARMRIRITMPGKDAKRIKDNIMKEVEETEEDDMGQEWEAIVQINPSAFRTITDLVTNETKGKGRVEVMGNV; encoded by the exons ATGAACAAACAACCAGGAACCCAGATAAA ACTGACTAATGTCAGcatagtgaggatgaagaagggtggTAAGAGGTTCGAG ATCGCTTGTTACCAGAATAAAGTTTCCGAATTTCGTTCAGGAGT TGAAACCGATCTGTCCGAAGTATTACAGATAGAACAGATATTCACCAATGTGCCGAAAGGATTGGTagcgaagaaggatgattggaCGAAATGTTTCCAGACGGACGATATGAACAAGGTGATCGAGGAG ATACTGCGCAAAGGTGAACTCCAAATCAACAACCTCGAACGTTCCCATCAACTATCCTCTCTATCCCGTGAGATCGCTACCTTAGTCAGCGAAATGACGGTTGACCCCAATACGAACCGTAAACACACTGTGGGGATGATTGAAAAGACCATGTCTGAACTTGGATTTTCAGTAAAGGCTGATAAGCCTGCTAAAGCCCAAGCATTAGAGTTGATAAAGAAGTTGAGtagtgaagaaggtgaaagtacTTTACCTATCAGAAGAGCTAGGATGAGAATTAGGATTACGATGCCTGGAAAAGATGCCAAGAGGATAAAGGATAATATCATGAAAGAGGTCGAGGAGacggaggaggatgatatggGTCAGGAATGGGAGGCT ATTGTTCAAATCAACCCGAGTGCTTTCCGTACGATAACGGATCTGGTGACTAACGAGACCAAAGGGAAAGGTAGAGTTGAGGTGATGGGTAATGTGTAG